A single window of Gambusia affinis linkage group LG18, SWU_Gaff_1.0, whole genome shotgun sequence DNA harbors:
- the LOC122820770 gene encoding titin-like isoform X5 produces MSLQVCHCCGWTKVTTHHGLRVHQGRMGCTPKGTRVAEPQQQYAWNHGGQTNINFSYKLDIQNTVKIESSNYYSDMSLQTCHCGWKKITNYHGLRTHQGMMGCTAKGLRIPKEEQSAWRDHWKPQLDNKTLPVAKKVNTKEENSPEIPRMSDFSNPTSAGKVKKENKSASSQKATRSKSRHQLEERFTPLKSTEEYWSAGSSNNHATAASRIKAEPVSPLEVCIPRYPEGRSTTSAERNQSSLHLKMNHWPGEIPAVEPEDMYRFFSELPSAPTEVLHGKKDSLLPTSGQETPRSQLLKEIHNCLEKYEKRRDEKTMNSAHETVDESPRISTNSVIKAESLEKNQSCVATQQHPVKKPTETKTAAAEQRNESVSKCSANKPPVPAKRKSLVLLTGTPEKAEGSSASANGEMKNDNKKEEPVQNVRQTTKLSSSLEEKNSPPPSSLRNLTDTKVTSPEQVSRAAPPVVPPKRKLRSFQVRQLSGRDFTNDLERANREMKVKELVRMFSVSAAQENAVGTEEKLGSEQPRVVKLLAQRHSAMPAQESRIQPEVEEKQEKRATDIKPEITPTAAEVPQKEAPSSLCEAANPDVPTNMTVKELAQMFSTQETAAGPKEKRGPGHRSSQVKLMAQRFLQPTSTDAAGQLKKKDHDSVPRPQKLPDATCNSSKMKTAAQKPTMHQEHKPSDEATQVAGLSSRSKVKDLARMFSTRTM; encoded by the exons ATGAGCCTTCAGGTTTGCCACTGCTGTGGTTGGACCAAAGTGACGACCCATCACGGCCTGAGGGTCCACCAGGGCAGGATGGGCTGCACACCAAAGGGTACGAGGGTCGCAGAGCCTCAGCAGCAGTACGCCTGGAATCACGGCGGACAGACAAACATTAACTTCAGTTACAAGCTGGATATCCAGAACACTGTCAAAATCG AAAGTTCAAATTATTACTCAGACATGAGCCTCCAGACGTGTCACTGCGGCTGGAAGAAAATTACCAATTACCACGGCTTGAGGACCCACCAAGGAATGATGGGCTGCACAGCGAAGGGGCTGAGGATTCCCAAGGAAGAGCAGAGTGCCTGGAGGGACCACTGGAAACCACAACTAGATAACAAAACGCTTCCGGTCGCAAAGAAAGTTAATACGAAGGAGGAG AATTCCCCAGAAATACCAAGGATGAGCGACTTCAGTAACCCCACATCAGCAGGAAAGGTCAAAAAAGAGAACAAGTCAG CCTcttctcaaaaagcaacaaggTCAAAGTCACGCCATCAGTTGGAGGAACGCTTCACACCTTTAAAG agTACTGAGGAGTACTGGAGCGCCggcagctccaacaaccacGCAACAGCAGCATCTAGAATCAAGGCGGAGCCCGTGTCAC CTCTGGAAGTTTGTATTCCAAGATACCCAGAAGGCCGCAGTACAACCTCAGCAGAGAGGAACCAGTCCTCGCTTCATTTGAAG ATGAACCATTGGCCGGGCGAAATTCCAGCCGTCGAACCAGAGGACATGTACAGATTTTTTAGCGAACTGCCAAGCGCTCCAACTGAAGTCCTCCACGGAAAGAAGGATTCACTGCTACCGACATCGGGACAAGAAACGCCAAGATCTCAGCTGCTGAAAGAAATTCACAACTGCTTGGAGAAATATGAAAAGAGGAGGGATGAAAAAACGATGAACTCTGCTCACGAG ACTGTGGATGAATCACCAAGGATCTCAACCAACTCAGTAATAAAAGCTGAATCTTTGGAGAAGAACCAATCAT GTGTTGCAACCCAACAACACCCAGTCAAGAAAcccactgaaacaaaaacagcagctgctgagcAG agaaatgaATCTGTCAGCAAATGCTCAGCAAATAAACCTCCGGTTCCAGCTAAGAGGAAGAGTTTAGTCTTACTCACTGGGACACCAGAGAAAGCTGAAGGATCTTCAGCCAGCGCCAATGGAGAAATGAAGAACGATAACAAGAAAGAAGAACCGGTGCAG AATGtgagacaaacaacaaaactcagCTCATCTCTAGAGGAGAAAAACTCAC CCCCTCCCTCCTCATTACGAAACCTCACAGACACAAAAGTAACGTCTCCTGAGCAG GTGAGCCGAGCAGCGCCCCCTGTGGTGCCACCAAAAAGGAAGTTGCGTTCATTCCAAGTGAGGCAGCTGAGTGGGAGAGACTTTACTAACGACTTGGAAAGAGCCAACAGGGAAATGAAG GTGAAAGAACTGGTGCGGATGTTTTCCGTCTCGGCAGCCCAGGAGAACGCAGTAGGAACGGAGGAGAAACTCGGATCAGAACAGCCACGAGta GTGAAGCTTCTCGCTCAAAGACATTCTGCCATGCCAGCCCAGGAATCTAGAATCCAACCAGAGGTGGAAGAGAAGCAGGAGAAG CGTGCAACAGACATAAAACCTGAGATAACTCCAACAGCGGCAGAAGTGCCACAGAAGGAGGCTCCATCGTCGT TGTGTGAGGCAGCAAATCCTGACGTTCCCACCAACATGACG GTGAAGGAACTGGCTCAGATGTTTTCGACGCAGGAAACGGCGGCCGGGCCGAAGGAGAAACGTGGCCCAGGACACAGATCCTCACAG GTAAAACTGATGGCTCAAAGATTTTTACAACCCACATCCACGGATGCAGCAGGTCAGCTAAAGAAGAAGGATCATGACAGCGTACCACGACCACAG aaGTTACCAGACGCAACATGTAACTCGTCCAAAATGaaaactgcagcacaaaagCCCACCATGCATCAGGAACACAAGCCCT CAGATGAAGCGACTCAGGTCGCAGGTTTGTCCTCTAGGTCAAAG GTGAAGGACCTGGCTCGGATGTTTTCAACTAGGACCATGTAG
- the LOC122820770 gene encoding titin-like isoform X2, with translation MSLQVCHCCGWTKVTTHHGLRVHQGRMGCTPKGTRVAEPQQQYAWNHGGQTNINFSYKLDIQNTVKIESSNYYSDMSLQTCHCGWKKITNYHGLRTHQGMMGCTAKGLRIPKEEQSAWRDHWKPQLDNKTLPVAKKVNTKEENSPEIPRMSDFSNPTSAGKVKKENKSASSQKATRSKSRHQLEERFTPLKSTEEYWSAGSSNNHATAASRIKAEPVSPLEVCIPRYPEGRSTTSAERNQSSLHLKMNHWPGEIPAVEPEDMYRFFSELPSAPTEVLHGKKDSLLPTSGQETPRSQLLKEIHNCLEKYEKRRDEKTMNSAHETVDESPRISTNSVIKAESLEKNQSCVATQQHPVKKPTETKTAAAEQRNESVSKCSANKPPVPAKRKSLVLLTGTPEKAEGSSASANGEMKNDNKKEEPVQNVRQTTKLSSSLEEKNSPPPSSLRNLTDTKVTSPEQVSRAAPPVVPPKRKLRSFQVRQLSGRDFTNDLERANREMKVKELVRMFSVSAAQENAVGTEEKLGSEQPRVVKLLAQRHSAMPAQESRIQPEVEEKQEKRATDIKPEITPTAAEVPQKEAPSSLCEAANPDVPTNMTVKELAQMFSTQETAAGPKEKRGPGHRSSQVKLMAQRFLQPTSTDAAGQLKKKDHDSVPRPQKLPDATCNSSKMKTAAQKPTMHQEHKPSADEATQVAGLSSRSKVKDLARMFSTRTM, from the exons ATGAGCCTTCAGGTTTGCCACTGCTGTGGTTGGACCAAAGTGACGACCCATCACGGCCTGAGGGTCCACCAGGGCAGGATGGGCTGCACACCAAAGGGTACGAGGGTCGCAGAGCCTCAGCAGCAGTACGCCTGGAATCACGGCGGACAGACAAACATTAACTTCAGTTACAAGCTGGATATCCAGAACACTGTCAAAATCG AAAGTTCAAATTATTACTCAGACATGAGCCTCCAGACGTGTCACTGCGGCTGGAAGAAAATTACCAATTACCACGGCTTGAGGACCCACCAAGGAATGATGGGCTGCACAGCGAAGGGGCTGAGGATTCCCAAGGAAGAGCAGAGTGCCTGGAGGGACCACTGGAAACCACAACTAGATAACAAAACGCTTCCGGTCGCAAAGAAAGTTAATACGAAGGAGGAG AATTCCCCAGAAATACCAAGGATGAGCGACTTCAGTAACCCCACATCAGCAGGAAAGGTCAAAAAAGAGAACAAGTCAG CCTcttctcaaaaagcaacaaggTCAAAGTCACGCCATCAGTTGGAGGAACGCTTCACACCTTTAAAG agTACTGAGGAGTACTGGAGCGCCggcagctccaacaaccacGCAACAGCAGCATCTAGAATCAAGGCGGAGCCCGTGTCAC CTCTGGAAGTTTGTATTCCAAGATACCCAGAAGGCCGCAGTACAACCTCAGCAGAGAGGAACCAGTCCTCGCTTCATTTGAAG ATGAACCATTGGCCGGGCGAAATTCCAGCCGTCGAACCAGAGGACATGTACAGATTTTTTAGCGAACTGCCAAGCGCTCCAACTGAAGTCCTCCACGGAAAGAAGGATTCACTGCTACCGACATCGGGACAAGAAACGCCAAGATCTCAGCTGCTGAAAGAAATTCACAACTGCTTGGAGAAATATGAAAAGAGGAGGGATGAAAAAACGATGAACTCTGCTCACGAG ACTGTGGATGAATCACCAAGGATCTCAACCAACTCAGTAATAAAAGCTGAATCTTTGGAGAAGAACCAATCAT GTGTTGCAACCCAACAACACCCAGTCAAGAAAcccactgaaacaaaaacagcagctgctgagcAG agaaatgaATCTGTCAGCAAATGCTCAGCAAATAAACCTCCGGTTCCAGCTAAGAGGAAGAGTTTAGTCTTACTCACTGGGACACCAGAGAAAGCTGAAGGATCTTCAGCCAGCGCCAATGGAGAAATGAAGAACGATAACAAGAAAGAAGAACCGGTGCAG AATGtgagacaaacaacaaaactcagCTCATCTCTAGAGGAGAAAAACTCAC CCCCTCCCTCCTCATTACGAAACCTCACAGACACAAAAGTAACGTCTCCTGAGCAG GTGAGCCGAGCAGCGCCCCCTGTGGTGCCACCAAAAAGGAAGTTGCGTTCATTCCAAGTGAGGCAGCTGAGTGGGAGAGACTTTACTAACGACTTGGAAAGAGCCAACAGGGAAATGAAG GTGAAAGAACTGGTGCGGATGTTTTCCGTCTCGGCAGCCCAGGAGAACGCAGTAGGAACGGAGGAGAAACTCGGATCAGAACAGCCACGAGta GTGAAGCTTCTCGCTCAAAGACATTCTGCCATGCCAGCCCAGGAATCTAGAATCCAACCAGAGGTGGAAGAGAAGCAGGAGAAG CGTGCAACAGACATAAAACCTGAGATAACTCCAACAGCGGCAGAAGTGCCACAGAAGGAGGCTCCATCGTCGT TGTGTGAGGCAGCAAATCCTGACGTTCCCACCAACATGACG GTGAAGGAACTGGCTCAGATGTTTTCGACGCAGGAAACGGCGGCCGGGCCGAAGGAGAAACGTGGCCCAGGACACAGATCCTCACAG GTAAAACTGATGGCTCAAAGATTTTTACAACCCACATCCACGGATGCAGCAGGTCAGCTAAAGAAGAAGGATCATGACAGCGTACCACGACCACAG aaGTTACCAGACGCAACATGTAACTCGTCCAAAATGaaaactgcagcacaaaagCCCACCATGCATCAGGAACACAAGCCCT CAGCAGATGAAGCGACTCAGGTCGCAGGTTTGTCCTCTAGGTCAAAG GTGAAGGACCTGGCTCGGATGTTTTCAACTAGGACCATGTAG